The following coding sequences are from one Streptococcus sp. NPS 308 window:
- the ssbA gene encoding single-stranded DNA-binding protein SsbA — translation MINNVVLVGRMTRDAELRYTPSNVAVATFTLAVNRTFKSQNGEREADFINVVMWRQQAENLANWAKKGSLIGITGRIQTRSYDNQQGQRVYVTEVVAENFQMLESRGVREGHTGGAYSAPTAGQSAPANPVPDFSRSENPFGATNPLDISDDDLPF, via the coding sequence ATGATTAACAATGTTGTACTTGTAGGGCGTATGACTCGTGACGCTGAGTTGCGTTATACCCCATCAAATGTAGCAGTTGCGACTTTTACTCTTGCAGTAAACCGTACATTCAAGAGTCAAAATGGCGAACGTGAGGCTGATTTTATCAATGTCGTTATGTGGCGCCAACAGGCTGAAAATCTTGCTAACTGGGCTAAAAAAGGCTCTCTTATCGGGATCACAGGTCGTATCCAGACTCGTAGTTACGATAACCAGCAAGGACAACGTGTCTACGTAACAGAAGTCGTGGCTGAGAATTTCCAAATGTTGGAAAGCCGCGGAGTGCGTGAAGGACATACAGGTGGGGCTTATTCTGCACCAACTGCAGGTCAATCAGCACCTGCAAACCCAGTACCAGACTTTTCACGTTCTGAAAATCCATTTGGAGCAACAAATCCATTGGACATTTCAGATGATGATTTACCATTCTAA
- the yaaA gene encoding peroxide stress protein YaaA produces the protein MKILIPTAKEMNTDHPCIQAFPLREESQAVLEELARYSASELETFYKVSAEKAEEEYAHIQALKDYRAKNYPALKLFDGLMYRHIKRDGLTEAEQTYLENHVLITSAFYGVVPALSPMAPHRLDFLMKLKVAGKTLKTHWKSAYDEALRGEEVIFSLLSSEFETVFSKEIREKMVTFKFMEDKAGQLKIHSTISKKARGAFLTALIEGQVQTVEQARKLSFAGFDYRPDLSSDLELVFVKQA, from the coding sequence ATGAAAATTTTAATCCCAACAGCAAAAGAAATGAACACAGACCATCCTTGTATCCAAGCGTTCCCCTTGAGGGAAGAAAGTCAGGCAGTCCTTGAGGAGCTAGCTCGCTACTCAGCTAGTGAATTAGAGACCTTTTATAAAGTATCCGCCGAGAAAGCAGAGGAAGAGTACGCTCATATTCAAGCTCTAAAAGATTACAGAGCTAAGAACTATCCAGCCTTGAAACTTTTTGATGGTCTTATGTATCGTCACATCAAACGAGATGGTTTAACCGAGGCTGAACAAACCTATCTTGAAAATCATGTTTTAATTACATCAGCTTTTTATGGCGTAGTTCCTGCCCTATCTCCCATGGCTCCTCACCGTTTGGACTTCTTGATGAAGTTAAAAGTGGCTGGAAAAACCCTAAAGACTCATTGGAAATCAGCCTACGATGAAGCTTTGAGGGGTGAAGAAGTCATTTTTTCTCTCTTGTCATCAGAGTTTGAAACCGTATTTTCTAAGGAAATCAGAGAAAAGATGGTGACCTTCAAATTTATGGAGGACAAGGCTGGGCAGTTGAAAATCCACTCAACCATTTCTAAGAAAGCGCGTGGGGCCTTTTTGACCGCCTTGATAGAAGGACAAGTTCAAACAGTCGAACAAGCTCGTAAGCTCAGTTTCGCCGGTTTTGACTATCGACCTGATTTATCCAGTGACTTAGAACTCGTCTTTGTGAAACAAGCATAA
- a CDS encoding GNAT family N-acetyltransferase, protein MKTICSIRKMQESDIKNLSRGFISQGWPSREEILTRYFKEQESGEREVLVAEVEGAVAGYITILPDAKQGPFAGMAPELSDFNVFEPFQNQGIGNLLLEEAEKRVRLISDKVTLGVGLHSGYGPAQRLYIKRGYIPDGSGVWYRNQPLEMNATIQNNDDLVLYLSKKFE, encoded by the coding sequence ATGAAGACGATATGTTCAATTAGAAAAATGCAAGAATCTGACATAAAAAATCTATCTCGAGGATTTATCAGCCAAGGTTGGCCAAGTAGAGAGGAGATTTTAACTCGATACTTTAAGGAGCAAGAAAGTGGGGAGAGAGAAGTCTTAGTTGCAGAGGTTGAGGGTGCTGTAGCGGGTTACATTACGATTTTACCCGACGCTAAGCAGGGGCCTTTTGCTGGAATGGCTCCAGAACTTTCAGATTTCAATGTCTTTGAGCCCTTTCAAAATCAAGGTATTGGAAATCTCTTGCTGGAAGAAGCAGAAAAACGAGTTAGGCTCATATCGGATAAGGTGACCCTTGGTGTTGGGCTCCATTCAGGCTATGGTCCTGCTCAGAGATTGTACATCAAACGAGGCTATATTCCAGATGGTTCAGGTGTTTGGTATCGAAATCAGCCCTTGGAAATGAATGCTACTATTCAAAATAATGATGATTTAGTTCTGTACCTATCCAAGAAATTCGAATAA
- a CDS encoding MFS transporter, with amino-acid sequence MFKPNYRKNIGLMAGVEFFAFLGITSFWILFLSQNGMSLWQIGLLESIFHATSVICEIPSGMLADRYSYKTNLYLSRIAGIASSILMLLGQGNFWIYALAMVVSALSYNFDSGTSAAMVYDSAVEAGLKERYLSISSFMSGVAEGTRSLGTVLAGFFVHGQLHLTYYIMIATSIIVLFLTWMLKEPSVKAQKSERLTMKRIMLTVKEELRRNPSLFSWMILSQIIGTLMCMFYFYYQNQLPDLEGWQISMVMLIGSVLNIWAVYLASKIGKKYSALKLFPILVLLTGVTYLLSYFGTPLIYILIYLISNALYALFQPIFDNDLQKRLPSEVRATMLSVYSMMFNLSMIVIFPLTGWLIDAIGFVVAFIYLGFFLVIVGFSLFFILKEMARAVELKENVISKQ; translated from the coding sequence ATGTTTAAACCAAATTATCGGAAGAATATCGGTCTCATGGCTGGAGTGGAATTTTTTGCCTTTCTGGGCATTACCAGCTTTTGGATTCTATTTCTCAGTCAAAACGGGATGTCGCTTTGGCAGATTGGCTTATTGGAAAGTATTTTTCACGCCACCAGTGTCATTTGCGAAATTCCCTCTGGAATGTTAGCTGACCGCTATTCATATAAAACCAATCTTTATCTCAGTCGGATTGCTGGGATTGCGTCGTCTATTCTCATGTTACTAGGACAAGGTAATTTTTGGATTTACGCACTCGCTATGGTGGTGAGTGCCTTGTCTTATAATTTTGATTCGGGGACGAGTGCAGCTATGGTTTATGATTCGGCCGTGGAGGCTGGATTAAAAGAGCGCTACTTGTCTATCTCAAGTTTTATGTCAGGAGTAGCAGAAGGAACTCGGTCTTTGGGGACCGTTTTAGCGGGATTTTTTGTCCATGGTCAATTGCACTTGACCTACTATATCATGATTGCCACTTCTATAATCGTCCTATTCTTAACTTGGATGCTAAAAGAGCCTAGTGTTAAAGCTCAAAAATCTGAGCGTCTGACCATGAAAAGGATTATGTTGACTGTCAAAGAGGAGTTGCGGAGAAACCCCAGTCTTTTTAGTTGGATGATTCTGTCCCAAATCATCGGGACACTGATGTGCATGTTTTATTTTTACTATCAAAATCAACTGCCGGACTTAGAAGGATGGCAGATTTCGATGGTCATGCTGATCGGCAGTGTTTTGAATATCTGGGCAGTTTATCTAGCGAGTAAGATTGGAAAGAAATATTCCGCCTTAAAGCTCTTTCCAATTCTTGTACTCTTAACGGGAGTGACCTACTTACTTTCCTACTTTGGTACGCCACTGATTTATATTTTGATTTATTTGATTAGTAACGCCTTATATGCTCTCTTTCAACCGATTTTTGACAACGATTTACAAAAGCGACTCCCAAGTGAGGTACGTGCAACCATGCTAAGTGTCTACTCCATGATGTTCAACCTGAGTATGATTGTTATTTTTCCTCTAACGGGTTGGCTGATTGATGCTATAGGTTTTGTAGTAGCCTTCATTTACTTAGGATTCTTTTTAGTAATAGTCGGATTTTCACTATTCTTCATTTTGAAAGAGATGGCCAGAGCTGTAGAACTGAAAGAGAATGTTATTTCTAAGCAATAG
- a CDS encoding NADPH-dependent FMN reductase, whose product MSKKVLFIVGSLRQGSFNHQMALEAEKALAGKAEVSYLDYSAVPLFSQDLEVPTHPAVAAAREAVLAADAIWIFSPVYNFSIPGTVKNLLDWLSRALDLSDTRSASALQDKFVTVSSVANAGHDQLFAIYKDLLPFIRTLVVGDFTAARVNDSAWADGKLVLEEATASSLAKQADDLLAAIN is encoded by the coding sequence ATGTCTAAAAAAGTATTATTTATCGTCGGTTCACTTCGCCAAGGTTCTTTCAACCACCAAATGGCCCTCGAAGCTGAAAAAGCACTTGCCGGAAAAGCGGAAGTTAGCTATCTTGATTACTCAGCTGTTCCTCTCTTCAGCCAAGATTTGGAAGTTCCAACCCATCCAGCCGTAGCTGCTGCTCGCGAAGCTGTCCTTGCTGCCGATGCTATCTGGATCTTCTCTCCAGTCTACAACTTCTCTATCCCTGGAACAGTGAAGAACTTGCTTGACTGGCTATCTCGTGCTCTTGACTTGTCTGATACACGTAGCGCTTCTGCCCTCCAAGACAAGTTTGTCACAGTATCATCTGTAGCCAATGCAGGTCACGATCAACTCTTCGCTATTTACAAAGATCTCTTGCCATTTATCCGTACACTAGTCGTTGGTGATTTCACTGCTGCACGTGTCAATGACTCTGCTTGGGCAGACGGAAAATTGGTGTTAGAAGAAGCAACTGCTTCATCACTTGCCAAACAAGCGGACGACCTTCTTGCAGCCATCAACTAA
- a CDS encoding pyridoxal phosphate-dependent aminotransferase encodes MKLSKRVLEMEESVTLASDARAKALKAQGKDVLFLTLGQPDFHTPENIQDAAVEAIRDGRASFYTVASGLPDLKAAVNTYFERYYGYSVATNEITFATGAKFSLYTFFMAVVNPGDEVIIPTPYWVSYGDQVKMAEGVPVFVQAKEDNHFKVTVEQLEAARTDKTKVLVLNSPSNPTGMIYTREELMAIGNWAVEHDVLILADDIYGRLVYNGNEFVPISSLSEAIRKQTIVINGVSKAYAMTGWRVGYAVGNPEIIAAMSKLTGQTTSNLTAVSQYATIEALTGPQDSVETMRQAFEERLNTIYPLLCQVPGFEVVKPQGAFYLFPNVKKAMEMKGYTDVTDFTTAILEEVGLALITGAGFGAPENVRLSYATDLDTLKEAIRRLHQFMEK; translated from the coding sequence ATGAAACTATCCAAACGTGTACTAGAAATGGAAGAAAGCGTCACTCTAGCCAGTGATGCAAGAGCCAAGGCATTAAAAGCTCAGGGAAAAGATGTTCTTTTCTTAACCTTGGGACAGCCTGATTTTCATACTCCTGAAAATATTCAGGATGCGGCGGTGGAAGCGATTCGTGATGGACGAGCTTCCTTTTATACAGTTGCTTCAGGTCTGCCAGACTTAAAGGCTGCGGTTAATACCTACTTTGAACGCTATTATGGCTATTCTGTAGCAACCAACGAGATTACTTTTGCTACAGGTGCTAAGTTCTCTCTCTATACCTTTTTTATGGCTGTGGTCAATCCAGGTGATGAGGTCATCATCCCTACACCATACTGGGTCAGTTATGGGGACCAAGTCAAGATGGCAGAAGGTGTGCCGGTCTTTGTCCAAGCCAAGGAAGACAATCACTTTAAAGTAACGGTCGAGCAGCTAGAAGCGGCCCGAACAGATAAGACCAAGGTCTTGGTTCTCAATTCGCCATCGAATCCGACCGGTATGATTTACACTCGTGAGGAATTGATGGCTATCGGAAATTGGGCGGTTGAACATGATGTCCTCATCCTAGCAGATGATATCTATGGTCGCCTAGTTTATAATGGAAATGAATTTGTTCCAATTTCTAGTCTGTCAGAAGCGATTCGCAAGCAAACCATCGTGATCAACGGTGTATCTAAGGCCTATGCCATGACCGGTTGGCGGGTAGGTTATGCTGTAGGAAATCCTGAAATTATCGCTGCTATGAGCAAATTGACAGGACAAACAACCTCAAACCTAACTGCTGTATCACAATATGCTACCATTGAAGCCCTAACTGGACCACAAGACTCTGTCGAAACCATGCGCCAAGCATTTGAGGAACGGTTGAATACCATTTATCCTCTCTTGTGCCAAGTGCCAGGATTTGAAGTAGTCAAGCCCCAAGGAGCTTTCTATCTTTTCCCAAATGTAAAAAAAGCGATGGAGATGAAGGGCTATACCGATGTGACGGACTTTACAACAGCTATTCTTGAGGAAGTCGGCCTTGCCTTGATTACAGGAGCAGGATTTGGGGCGCCAGAAAATGTTCGTCTCAGTTATGCAACTGACTTGGACACCTTGAAAGAAGCCATTCGCCGTTTGCATCAATTTATGGAAAAATAA
- a CDS encoding cell wall elongation regulator TseB-like domain-containing protein yields MKLRQKKAKNKLLLQYGIGISLVLLVMTTSFLYLISLSMKPYQDARVEGEKLAKQYAELEQADQVDFYNGLEGYYSVLGHNKKQEAITVLIEKNDHKIYVYQLDKGISQDKAATISREKGASDIDKITFGRYQDKPIWEVKSGNHYYLVDFETGALIQ; encoded by the coding sequence GTGAAACTAAGACAGAAAAAAGCAAAAAACAAGCTACTTTTACAGTATGGAATCGGTATTTCTCTGGTACTGCTAGTCATGACGACTTCCTTCCTTTATCTGATATCACTCAGCATGAAACCCTATCAAGATGCTAGGGTTGAAGGAGAAAAACTAGCCAAGCAGTATGCAGAATTGGAACAGGCAGATCAGGTTGATTTTTATAATGGACTAGAAGGTTATTATAGCGTTTTAGGACATAATAAAAAGCAAGAGGCCATTACCGTACTGATTGAAAAGAATGACCATAAGATTTATGTTTATCAGCTTGATAAGGGGATTTCTCAAGACAAGGCAGCGACGATTTCGAGGGAAAAAGGAGCTAGCGACATTGATAAGATCACCTTTGGTCGTTATCAGGACAAGCCGATTTGGGAAGTTAAGTCAGGAAACCACTACTATCTGGTCGACTTTGAAACTGGAGCATTGATCCAATAA
- the rpsR gene encoding 30S ribosomal protein S18, whose translation MAQQRRGGFKRRKKVDYIAANKIEYVDYKDTELLSRFVSERGKILPRRVTGTSAKNQRKVTTAIKRARVMALMPFVNED comes from the coding sequence ATGGCTCAACAACGTCGTGGCGGATTCAAACGCCGTAAAAAAGTTGATTACATCGCAGCAAACAAAATTGAATATGTTGATTACAAAGATACTGAGCTTCTTAGCCGTTTCGTTTCAGAACGTGGGAAAATCCTTCCTCGTCGTGTAACAGGAACTTCAGCTAAAAACCAACGTAAAGTAACAACAGCTATCAAACGCGCTCGCGTAATGGCTTTGATGCCTTTCGTAAACGAAGATTAA
- the rpsF gene encoding 30S ribosomal protein S6 — MAKYEILYIIRPNIEEEAKNALVARFDSILTDNGATVVESKSWEKRRLAYEIQDFREGLYHIVNVEANDDAALKEFDRLSKINADILRHMIVKLDA; from the coding sequence ATGGCTAAATACGAAATTCTTTATATCATTCGTCCAAACATTGAAGAAGAAGCGAAAAACGCTTTGGTAGCACGTTTTGACTCTATCTTGACTGACAACGGTGCAACTGTTGTTGAATCAAAATCATGGGAAAAACGTCGTCTTGCATACGAAATCCAAGATTTCCGTGAAGGACTTTACCACATCGTTAACGTTGAAGCAAACGACGACGCAGCTCTTAAAGAGTTTGACCGTCTTTCAAAAATCAACGCTGACATTCTTCGTCACATGATCGTCAAACTTGACGCGTAA
- the asnS gene encoding asparagine--tRNA ligase: MTKRVTIIDVKDYVGQEVTIGAWVANKSGKGKIAFLQLRDGTAFFQGVAFKPNFIEKFGEEVGLEKFETIKHLSQETSVYVTGIVKEDERSKFGYELDITDIEVIGESQDYPITPKEHGTDFLMDNRHLWLRSRKQVAVMQIRNAIIYATYEFFDKNGFMKFDSPILSGNAAEDSTELFETDYFGTPAYLSQSGQLYLEAGAMALGRVFDFGPVFRAEKSKTRRHLTEFWMMDAEYSYLTHDESLDLQEAYVKALLQGVLDRAPQALETLERDTELLKRYIAEPFKRITYDQAIDLLQEHENDEDADYEHLEHGDDFGSPHETWISNHFGVPTFVINYPAAIKAFYMKPVPGNPERVLCADLLAPEGYGEIIGGSMREEDYDALVAKMEELGMDRTEYEFYLDLRKYGTVPHGGFGIGIERMVTFAAGTKHIREAIPFPRMLHRIKP; this comes from the coding sequence ATGACAAAACGTGTAACAATTATCGATGTAAAAGACTACGTTGGTCAAGAAGTGACCATTGGGGCCTGGGTTGCCAACAAATCAGGAAAAGGAAAAATTGCCTTCTTGCAATTGCGTGATGGAACAGCCTTTTTCCAAGGAGTAGCCTTTAAACCAAACTTTATTGAAAAATTCGGCGAAGAAGTTGGTCTTGAAAAATTTGAAACGATCAAACACTTGAGCCAAGAGACTTCTGTTTATGTGACAGGAATTGTCAAAGAAGACGAACGTTCTAAGTTTGGTTATGAGCTCGATATCACAGACATCGAAGTGATCGGTGAATCTCAAGATTACCCAATCACACCAAAAGAACACGGAACAGACTTCTTGATGGACAACCGTCACTTGTGGCTCCGTTCTCGTAAGCAAGTAGCGGTCATGCAAATCCGTAACGCTATCATCTATGCAACCTATGAGTTTTTTGACAAGAACGGCTTCATGAAGTTTGATAGCCCAATTCTTTCAGGAAATGCGGCTGAAGATTCAACAGAACTCTTTGAAACAGACTACTTTGGGACACCAGCATACTTGAGCCAGTCAGGTCAGCTTTATCTTGAAGCAGGTGCTATGGCCCTTGGTCGTGTCTTTGACTTTGGACCAGTATTCCGTGCGGAGAAATCTAAGACTCGCCGTCACTTGACTGAGTTCTGGATGATGGATGCGGAGTACTCTTACTTGACACATGATGAGTCACTTGACTTGCAAGAAGCATATGTTAAAGCCCTTCTTCAAGGTGTTCTTGACCGTGCTCCTCAAGCCTTGGAAACTTTGGAACGCGATACAGAGCTTTTGAAACGCTACATTGCAGAGCCATTCAAACGCATCACTTACGATCAAGCTATTGACCTCTTGCAAGAGCATGAAAACGATGAAGATGCAGACTACGAGCATTTGGAACATGGAGATGACTTTGGCTCACCACACGAAACTTGGATTTCAAACCACTTTGGTGTGCCAACTTTCGTTATCAACTATCCAGCAGCTATTAAGGCCTTCTACATGAAACCAGTTCCTGGCAATCCAGAGCGCGTGCTTTGTGCAGACTTGCTTGCACCAGAAGGCTATGGAGAAATCATCGGTGGTTCCATGCGTGAGGAAGACTACGATGCCCTTGTCGCTAAGATGGAAGAACTTGGAATGGATCGTACAGAGTACGAATTCTACCTTGACCTTCGCAAATACGGTACTGTTCCACACGGTGGATTTGGTATCGGTATCGAGCGTATGGTAACTTTCGCAGCAGGTACAAAACACATCCGTGAAGCGATTCCATTCCCACGTATGTTGCACCGTATCAAACCATAA
- a CDS encoding MarR family winged helix-turn-helix transcriptional regulator, with the protein MKQYLKEKISDNQLDLKTAIVLNKAIRSFKPYEAKAAKEHGLTPTQFSVLETLYSKGELRIQDLIEKMLATSGNMTVVIRNMVRDGWISRTCDPKDRRSFFLKLTPAGRKKIEEVLPDHIDSIVEALSILEDSEKEDLIHILKKFKNL; encoded by the coding sequence ATGAAACAATATTTGAAAGAAAAAATTTCCGATAATCAATTAGACTTAAAAACAGCTATCGTCCTCAATAAGGCCATACGAAGTTTTAAACCCTATGAAGCCAAGGCTGCTAAAGAACACGGACTAACACCCACTCAATTTTCAGTTTTGGAAACCCTCTATAGCAAAGGGGAACTGCGCATTCAGGATTTGATTGAAAAAATGTTGGCCACTTCTGGAAACATGACTGTTGTCATTCGAAATATGGTTCGAGATGGATGGATTTCTAGAACTTGTGACCCAAAAGACCGTCGTTCTTTTTTCCTGAAATTAACACCTGCAGGACGCAAAAAAATTGAAGAGGTTCTTCCTGACCATATCGATTCTATCGTAGAAGCACTCAGCATCTTGGAAGATAGCGAAAAGGAAGACTTAATCCACATTTTAAAAAAATTTAAAAATTTGTGA